The proteins below come from a single Oncorhynchus keta strain PuntledgeMale-10-30-2019 chromosome 1, Oket_V2, whole genome shotgun sequence genomic window:
- the LOC118383052 gene encoding PTB-containing, cubilin and LRP1-interacting protein-like, with the protein MWQPATERLQHFQTMLKTKLNVLTLRKEPLPTVIFHEPEAIELCSTTPLMKKSTHNGYKVTYLGKVTISGTQFLSGCTESAVVGLWDRRALAQEEHLLANSLLEIRPFQVRLHHLDGRGEASVTMDTYQVARIAYCTADHCTSPNVFAWIYREINDDLTFQMDCHAVECESKLEAKKLAHSMMDAFRKTFHSMRSDGRIHKSGSSDEFATDDSAPDDSTPEEDG; encoded by the exons CACTTCCAGACGATGCTGAAGACCAAGCTGAACGTTCTGACACTGAGGAAGGAGCCGTTGCCCACAGTGATATTCCATGAGCCGGAGGCCATCGAGTTGTGCTCTACCACGCCGCTCATGAAGAAAAGCACCCATAACGGctacaag GTGACATACCTTGGCAAGGTGACCATCTCAGGGACCCAGTTCCTGTCGGGCTGCACAGAGTCGGCAGTGGTGGGCCTGTGGGACCGTCGTGCACTGGCCCAGGAAGAGCACCTCCTTGCCAACTCCCTCCTGGAGATCCGCCCCTTCCAGGTGCGCCTGCACCACCTGGACGGGCGCGGCGAGGCCTCGGTGACCATGGACACGTACCAGGTGGCGCGCATCGCCTACTGTACGGCGGACCACTGCACGAGCCCCAATGTGTTCGCCTGGATCTACCGGGAGATCAATGACGACCTGACCTTCCAGATGGACTGCCACGCCGTGGAGTGTGAGAGCAAGCTGGAGGCCAAGAAGTTGGCCCACTCCATGATGGACGCCTTCCGCAAGACCTTCCACAGTATGCGCAGCGATGGACGCATCCACAAGAGCGGCTCCTCGGACGAGTTCGCCACCGACGACTCCGCTCCAGATGACTCCACCCCCGAGGAGGACGGCTGA